Proteins from a genomic interval of Pseudophryne corroboree isolate aPseCor3 chromosome 4, aPseCor3.hap2, whole genome shotgun sequence:
- the LOC134910777 gene encoding olfactory receptor 13C9-like: protein MKFGNQTFLNEFILIGLPQKLQICVVLFVLFLLIYTLILVGNSFLICAIIVTPKLHTPMYYFLCNLAFIDLSYPSSSLPKMLLDMFSKRRTISIIGCLAQMNTTMFLGMTECILLAVMAYDRYIAICSPLHYAKIMNLRTCNIITVILWSGNFLLATYPTILKPLVFCRGNILNHFSCEVLGLLELACGDLSFFKIILFFGSFFSLVTPLVFIVVSYICILVSILKIHTAGGRSKAFSTCSSHLTVVLLIYGTSMIMYMGQTKDFLSKHKYIALIYVLVIPVLNPLIYSMKNNEVKKAFRTILNKYYAP, encoded by the coding sequence ATGAAATTTGGTAATCAAACCTTTTTGAATGAATTCATCCTGATCGGACTTCCTCAGAAGTTACAGATTTGTGTTGTACTTTTTGTTCTCTTCTTACTAATTTATACACTAATTTTAGTGGGGAACAGTTTTCTGATATGTGCCATTATTGTCACTCCTAAATTACATACACCTATGTACTATTTCCTGTGCAATTTAGCCTTTATTGATTTGAGCTACCCATCAAGTTCTCTTCCAAAAATGTTGCTGGATATGTTTTCTAAGAGAAGGACAATATCCATCATTGGGTGTCTGGCACAGATGAACACTACTATGTTTCTAGGAATGACTGAGTGTATACTACTGGCAGTGATGGCGTATGACCGTTATATTGCTATATGCTCTCCTTTGCATTATGCGAAAATCATGAATTTGAGGACATGTAATATCATTACAGTCATTCTATGGTCAGGAAATTTCCTTTTAGCGACTTACCCCACTATTCTAAAGCCTTTAGTTTTCTGTAGAGGAAACATATTGAACCATTTTTCTTGTGAGGTATTGGGCCTTCTAGAGCTGGCATGTGGTGATCTCagcttttttaaaataattttgttttTTGGAAGTTTCTTTTCACTAGTAACACCGTTAGTTTTCATTGTGGTGTCCTACATCTGTATCCTTGTATCCATACTAAAAATCCACACAGCAGGTGGAAGGTCTAAAGCTTTTTCTACCTGTTCTTCCCACCTGACTGTGGTGCTACTGATTTATGGGACCAGTATGATCATGTACATGGGACAAACCAAAGATTTTTTATCCAAACATAAGTATATTGCTTTAATTTATGTTCTTGTGATACCTGTATTAAATCCCTTGATCTACAGTATGAAAAACAATGAGGTGAAAAAAGCATTCAGGACAATATTGAACAAGTATTATGCTCCATGA